The Syntrophorhabdus sp. genome contains the following window.
TGAGACCCACCCACTCAAAACCTCCCCAGAAACCCTTTCCGGGACCGAAGGAAAGGCTGTACCCGTAAAGCACCCATTGAACGCTTATCACGCAAAGGATGGTAAAGCATTGCATCAGGATGCCGAGGACGTTCTTCTTGCCCACCATTCCTCCGTAGAAGAACGCAAGCCCCGGCGTCATGAGCATGACAAGGGCCGTGGCCACGATAAGCCATGCCGTATCCCCGGTATCGGCCTTTGCCGCCGCCGGTGGCGCCGGAGCCGCGGGGGTCGCCTGTGCGGGAGCCTGCGCCGCCCCCTGTCCGGATCCGGCTTGTGCCCAGGCAAGCCCCGCAGGCATCACGAACAGGGCGAACAGTACGAACAGTGCAAGAAGTTTCTTCATCTTTACGCCTCCTCCGTAAAATAAGGAAGGCGCCACGGACCCTTTATGGGTCCACGACGCCTTCGTCTGGCAACCATAAGAATGGAAATGGCGCCCTGAACTCTCTCAGAACGCCATTGTTGTTCTCACATCATTGTGACCGCTCAAATCAGTGAGCGGTAATACTATACTGAAGTAAGAAACCGCCGCGAGTGGTAACTCCCTCCCTACGGCAACATCATCGGTCCCGAGGGAAGGACGAGACGGGCCAGCACGTTGATCAGCAGGGAGACCACGATGCTGACGATGATAACGACAACGAAGTATCCCAGCGTCTTTTCCTTCGGTGTCTCCATCAGGACGGGCAGGCCCGTGTAGAGAAGATAGAGCCCGTAGAGGGAGGCAAGCAGGGTGATCATGCCGAGCGCCGGTATGATCATGAAGATGCCGCCTATCCAGGCAGGGGTGAAGGAGAAAACCGCCAGCTTCGCCGCGGAGAGGATGTCCTTGCGTGAATCGAAGGAAGGCGCGAGGGCATCGATGATGAACGCGACGACATAGACCCCGACAAGTGTCAGGACGTAGGAGATGATGGCATGAAAGAGGCCCGATATGAAGGGGATTCGGAAGTGCATCCCGAGCATGGAAGTTCCTATGAGGGACATCCCTATGAACCCGGCGGCAGCCGGGATGATGGCCAGGATCACGGCGTAGGAGGTGAAAAGCTCCTTGACGGTCGTCTGTTCGGCCTTG
Protein-coding sequences here:
- a CDS encoding YIP1 family protein, translating into MNLVERAKDIMFKPAATWETVKAEQTTVKELFTSYAVILAIIPAAAGFIGMSLIGTSMLGMHFRIPFISGLFHAIISYVLTLVGVYVVAFIIDALAPSFDSRKDILSAAKLAVFSFTPAWIGGIFMIIPALGMITLLASLYGLYLLYTGLPVLMETPKEKTLGYFVVVIIVSIVVSLLINVLARLVLPSGPMMLP